One part of the Arthrobacter tumbae genome encodes these proteins:
- a CDS encoding P-II family nitrogen regulator has translation MKFTAIIVIAPDDLEDKVIQHAQRSGATGVTILPGKGIGGQARKTFFGLTFEGTQSVLLMVVGSHLTAPILKDLHQVLVKGTYSRGLAFAIPIEHLTGIDMSQVVRFEEHRRRNET, from the coding sequence ATGAAATTCACCGCAATCATTGTGATCGCCCCCGATGACCTTGAAGACAAGGTCATTCAGCACGCTCAACGCTCCGGTGCCACGGGTGTGACGATCCTGCCGGGCAAGGGCATCGGAGGCCAAGCCCGGAAAACGTTCTTCGGGCTGACCTTCGAAGGAACCCAGTCCGTGCTGCTCATGGTCGTCGGGTCACACCTGACAGCGCCGATCCTGAAGGACCTACACCAGGTGTTGGTCAAAGGCACCTACTCGCGCGGTCTGGCGTTCGCGATCCCGATCGAGCATCTTACCGGGATCGATATGAGCCAGGTCGTCAGATTCGAAGAGCACAGGCGCCGGAACGAAACCTGA
- a CDS encoding CBS domain-containing protein: MLTVRDVMVPQVVTISPYSTLREALSTMKDRQVKSLVVDRQHAHDAYGMLSYRELLDTVVAQEGDIDLLNVYDAATIPVITVNEDLSVRQAATLMSRYHLSRLVVVEGNELIGLLAMNDILARLMEDLI; this comes from the coding sequence ATGCTCACCGTCAGAGACGTCATGGTGCCCCAGGTCGTCACCATCTCCCCCTACAGCACCCTGCGCGAAGCGCTGTCCACGATGAAGGACCGCCAGGTGAAAAGCCTCGTCGTCGACCGGCAACACGCCCATGACGCCTACGGCATGCTCAGCTACCGGGAGCTCCTGGACACCGTCGTCGCCCAGGAAGGCGATATAGATTTGCTGAACGTCTACGACGCCGCGACCATACCCGTGATCACCGTCAACGAGGACCTGTCCGTACGCCAGGCAGCCACCTTGATGAGCCGCTACCACCTCAGCAGGCTGGTAGTAGTAGAGGGCAACGAACTCATAGGGCTGCTGGCCATGAATGACATCCTCGCCCGCCTCATGGAGGATCTCATTTGA
- a CDS encoding universal stress protein — protein sequence MSHVHTVLAATDFSPAAVSSVERAALLCRDAGAVLELFHTVNVSDLDRLRRLVPGIPNRLKQPATDDRREEITLLGGGLSELHGVRVGVHVEAGPAFLKIEERAADVSADLVVLGVHGTNTFAHPILGSTAARMVESSAHAVLVVKQEPRERYRNVLVPVDFSEYSLPALMLARTVAPAAGIILMHAYGVPFEGKLKAGRVVEEELAPFLNAARNEVFEDLYELSEAAGLAPRAVRLLACHGTALEQILEQERTRYCDLIVMGHHGEAPLLERVFLGSVTKQVLALSEADVLVVPGP from the coding sequence GTGAGCCACGTGCACACGGTCCTTGCAGCCACGGATTTTTCCCCGGCCGCGGTGTCTTCGGTGGAGCGCGCGGCTCTGCTCTGCAGGGATGCCGGTGCGGTGCTTGAGTTATTCCACACTGTCAATGTTTCAGACCTGGACAGGTTGCGGCGGCTGGTTCCGGGGATCCCGAACAGGTTGAAGCAGCCGGCCACCGACGACAGACGCGAGGAGATTACGCTCCTGGGCGGTGGCTTGAGCGAACTCCACGGTGTCCGAGTCGGCGTGCATGTCGAGGCCGGTCCAGCCTTCCTGAAGATCGAGGAGCGCGCCGCCGATGTGTCCGCTGACCTGGTGGTCCTCGGCGTTCACGGGACCAACACCTTTGCCCATCCGATCCTGGGTTCGACGGCGGCCCGGATGGTCGAAAGCAGTGCCCACGCTGTGCTGGTCGTAAAGCAGGAGCCGCGGGAGCGGTACCGAAATGTCCTGGTCCCGGTCGATTTCTCCGAGTATTCCCTACCTGCGTTGATGCTTGCCCGTACGGTCGCCCCTGCAGCCGGCATCATCCTCATGCACGCCTACGGCGTCCCTTTCGAGGGGAAGTTGAAAGCTGGGCGGGTCGTTGAGGAAGAACTTGCACCGTTCCTGAATGCCGCACGGAACGAGGTGTTTGAGGATCTGTACGAGCTCTCTGAGGCCGCTGGCTTGGCCCCGCGCGCGGTCCGGCTTTTGGCCTGCCACGGCACGGCCCTTGAGCAAATTCTGGAACAGGAACGAACCCGTTATTGCGATTTGATCGTCATGGGGCACCACGGGGAAGCCCCCCTGCTAGAGCGCGTCTTCCTGGGAAGCGTGACGAAGCAGGTGCTGGCTTTATCCGAAGCGGACGTACTGGTTGTACCGGGCCCGTGA
- a CDS encoding IS110 family transposase → MTLATTATTTQPISTVTIGVDTHSQLHHAAVLDQHGLLLGDRQFTTDIAGYQELLDWAASFGIINAAGVECTGSYGAGLTRHLLAAGIEVVEVNRGHRLTRSRSGKNDAIDAEAAARKVMSGECSSPAKDTTGAVEAIRNLHLLRDSAVKSRAAALVQLRDVLVTAPTGMRERFDAKTLEGKATQARALRPDMSRLDEPEHAVKYVLRELGRRIFNLTAEINATEKHITKLVEAVAPTTIALPQVGPITVAQLLITAGQNIERFPSEAAFARLCGVAPIPVSSGKTHRMRLHRGGNRRANRAIYLVTICRLRYDPRSQAYRDRKRTQGHSSADAIRSLKRFVTRELYYPLKKDLLRLR, encoded by the coding sequence ATGACACTTGCAACGACTGCAACGACTACCCAGCCGATATCGACGGTCACGATAGGCGTGGACACCCACTCGCAGCTGCACCACGCCGCAGTCCTGGATCAGCACGGCTTGTTACTCGGCGATCGGCAGTTCACGACAGATATCGCCGGCTACCAGGAGCTGCTGGATTGGGCCGCCAGCTTTGGCATCATCAATGCCGCTGGCGTGGAATGCACTGGCTCCTACGGCGCGGGTCTCACCCGACATCTCCTGGCGGCCGGCATAGAGGTCGTCGAAGTAAACCGTGGTCACCGCCTCACTCGCAGCCGCTCAGGCAAGAATGACGCTATCGACGCTGAAGCGGCTGCACGGAAAGTCATGTCAGGCGAATGCTCCTCCCCGGCCAAAGACACCACCGGCGCCGTTGAAGCAATCCGTAACCTGCACCTCCTGCGCGACTCGGCTGTGAAGTCTCGTGCTGCTGCGCTTGTGCAGCTGCGTGATGTCCTCGTTACAGCACCCACCGGAATGCGAGAACGCTTCGATGCCAAGACACTCGAAGGGAAGGCAACGCAGGCACGCGCCCTGCGTCCGGATATGAGCCGGCTGGATGAACCCGAGCACGCAGTGAAATACGTACTCCGGGAACTGGGACGGCGAATCTTCAACCTCACCGCAGAGATCAATGCCACGGAAAAACACATCACCAAGCTCGTTGAAGCGGTCGCACCGACCACGATCGCCCTGCCTCAGGTCGGGCCCATCACCGTGGCGCAACTGCTGATTACCGCAGGGCAAAACATCGAACGGTTCCCCAGCGAGGCGGCATTCGCCCGGCTATGCGGCGTCGCGCCCATCCCTGTCTCGTCCGGAAAAACCCACCGCATGCGCCTGCACCGCGGCGGAAATCGCCGAGCTAACAGGGCTATCTACCTCGTCACCATCTGCCGGCTCCGCTACGACCCCAGATCCCAGGCCTACCGCGACCGCAAACGAACTCAAGGACACTCTTCAGCTGATGCTATTCGTAGCCTCAAGCGCTTTGTCACCCGCGAGCTTTACTATCCGCTGAAAAAGGATCTACTTCGCTTGAGGTGA
- the thrS gene encoding threonine--tRNA ligase, producing the protein MSAPPSITLIVDGEEQRATTGTTGADLFRERRDVVVVRVNGELWDLSRELEDGAQVEPVSVDSADGLNVLRHSAAHVMAQAVQQLRPDAKLGIGPYITDGFYFDFDVNEPFTPEDRKQLEKMMLKIVNANQFFQRRVASEDEAREAMKEEPYKLELIGLKGGNGDITDDDGASVEVGAGELTIYDNVDRKSGDVVWKDLCRGPHLPNTKLISNAYALTRSAAAYWRGSEKNKQLQRIYGTAWPTKDDLKAYQERLAEAERRDHRKLGTELDLFSFPDELGSGLPVFHPRGGIIRKAMEDYSRQRHVEAGYEFVYTPHITKGHLYEVSGHLDWYRDGMFPPMHVDAELDADGKVRKPGQDYYLKPMNCPMHNLIFRSRGRSYRELPLRLFEFGSVYRYEKSGVVHGLTRVRGMTQDDAHIYCTRDQMKDELTGTLNFVLGLLKDYGLNDFYLELSTKDPEKYVGEDEAWDEATRTLSEVAEASGLELVPDPGGAAFYGPKISVQARDAIGRTWQMSTIQLDFNLPERFELEYQAADGTRQRPVMIHRALFGSIERFLGVLTEHYAGAFPAWLAPVQVLAIPVADAFNDYLFDVVDKLKAEGIRAEVDISSDRFPKKIRTASKEKVPFVLIAGGDDADAGAVSFRFRDGSQENQVPVDEAVKRIVEAVRNREQ; encoded by the coding sequence GTGTCAGCGCCCCCATCAATCACCCTCATCGTCGACGGCGAAGAGCAGCGGGCGACCACCGGCACTACGGGAGCTGACCTTTTCAGGGAGCGGCGCGACGTCGTCGTCGTCCGTGTGAATGGCGAGCTGTGGGACCTGAGCCGCGAGCTGGAGGACGGCGCGCAGGTGGAGCCGGTTTCCGTCGATTCTGCGGATGGGCTGAACGTCCTTCGCCACTCCGCCGCGCACGTGATGGCGCAGGCTGTCCAGCAGCTGCGGCCGGATGCGAAACTGGGCATCGGCCCCTACATCACCGACGGTTTTTACTTCGACTTCGATGTCAATGAGCCCTTCACTCCCGAAGACCGGAAGCAGCTCGAGAAGATGATGCTGAAGATCGTCAACGCGAACCAGTTCTTCCAGCGCCGCGTCGCGAGTGAGGACGAAGCCCGCGAAGCAATGAAGGAAGAGCCATACAAGCTTGAATTGATCGGTTTGAAGGGCGGCAACGGCGACATTACTGACGACGACGGCGCCTCCGTCGAGGTCGGTGCCGGCGAGCTGACGATTTACGACAATGTGGACCGCAAGTCGGGGGATGTGGTCTGGAAGGACCTCTGCCGCGGACCGCACCTGCCGAACACCAAACTGATTTCCAACGCGTACGCACTGACGCGTTCGGCCGCTGCGTACTGGCGCGGCAGCGAGAAGAACAAGCAGCTGCAGCGCATCTACGGCACGGCCTGGCCCACCAAGGATGACCTCAAGGCCTACCAGGAGCGCCTCGCCGAAGCTGAGCGCCGCGACCACCGCAAGCTCGGCACTGAACTGGACCTGTTCTCCTTCCCGGACGAGCTGGGTTCCGGCCTGCCCGTGTTCCACCCCCGCGGCGGCATCATCCGCAAGGCGATGGAGGACTACTCACGCCAGCGGCACGTCGAGGCCGGCTACGAGTTCGTGTACACCCCGCACATCACCAAGGGCCACCTTTATGAGGTTTCCGGCCACCTCGACTGGTACCGCGACGGCATGTTCCCTCCCATGCACGTGGACGCCGAGCTCGACGCCGACGGCAAGGTCCGCAAGCCCGGCCAGGACTACTACCTGAAGCCGATGAACTGCCCAATGCACAACCTGATCTTCCGCTCCCGCGGGCGGTCCTACCGTGAACTGCCGCTGCGGCTCTTCGAATTCGGGTCGGTGTACCGGTACGAGAAGTCAGGCGTGGTGCACGGACTCACCCGCGTGCGTGGCATGACCCAGGACGATGCCCACATCTACTGCACCCGCGACCAGATGAAGGATGAGCTCACCGGTACGCTCAACTTCGTCCTCGGATTGCTGAAGGATTACGGCCTCAACGACTTCTACCTGGAACTCTCCACCAAGGATCCCGAGAAGTACGTCGGCGAGGACGAGGCCTGGGACGAAGCAACCCGGACTCTCTCCGAGGTGGCAGAGGCATCCGGTCTGGAACTCGTTCCCGATCCGGGCGGCGCTGCGTTCTATGGGCCCAAGATCTCCGTTCAGGCCCGCGACGCGATCGGCCGAACCTGGCAGATGTCCACCATCCAGTTGGACTTCAACCTGCCTGAGCGCTTCGAGCTTGAGTACCAGGCGGCGGACGGAACGCGCCAGCGGCCGGTCATGATTCACCGCGCACTGTTCGGCTCCATCGAGCGGTTCCTCGGTGTGCTGACAGAGCACTACGCGGGTGCATTCCCTGCCTGGCTGGCTCCCGTCCAGGTGCTGGCCATCCCCGTTGCCGACGCGTTCAACGACTACCTGTTCGACGTCGTGGACAAGCTCAAGGCCGAGGGCATCCGGGCGGAAGTCGACATCAGTTCCGACCGCTTCCCCAAGAAAATCCGTACCGCGAGCAAGGAGAAGGTCCCTTTCGTCCTGATCGCCGGTGGGGACGACGCCGACGCCGGTGCCGTTTCCTTCCGGTTCCGGGACGGAAGCCAGGAGAACCAGGTGCCGGTCGACGAGGCCGTGAAGCGGATCGTGGAAGCCGTCCGCAACCGGGAACAGTAG
- a CDS encoding HIT family protein: MHHAADADGQHHEDGDVTDSFELPGVPDAFQRLWTPHRLAYIKGGQGQFNKQEDCPFCAAPARSDQESLIVHRGTSAYVVLNLFPYNPGHLLVCPYRHVPDYTDITSEETVEIAQLTQTAMHALRSVARPTGFNLGMNQGVTGGAGIASHLHQHVVPRWSGDGNFFPIIAQTKAITQTLDEVRAQLAAAWEEASAAPTDPGADHAE; this comes from the coding sequence ATGCACCACGCGGCGGACGCTGATGGTCAGCATCACGAGGATGGCGACGTAACGGACAGCTTTGAGCTGCCCGGTGTCCCCGATGCGTTCCAGCGCCTGTGGACGCCGCACCGCCTCGCGTACATCAAGGGCGGGCAAGGGCAGTTCAACAAGCAGGAGGACTGCCCTTTCTGTGCCGCTCCTGCACGGTCCGATCAGGAATCGCTGATCGTCCACCGCGGCACCAGCGCCTACGTCGTTCTGAACCTGTTCCCCTACAACCCGGGCCACCTGCTGGTGTGCCCGTACCGCCACGTACCCGACTACACCGACATCACCTCCGAGGAGACAGTCGAGATAGCGCAGCTGACGCAGACTGCCATGCATGCGCTGCGCAGCGTGGCCCGGCCCACGGGTTTCAACCTCGGCATGAACCAGGGAGTCACCGGGGGAGCGGGCATCGCATCCCATCTGCACCAGCACGTTGTTCCCCGGTGGAGTGGCGACGGCAACTTCTTCCCGATCATCGCCCAAACCAAGGCAATCACGCAGACCCTCGATGAGGTTCGGGCGCAACTCGCAGCAGCGTGGGAAGAAGCCTCCGCCGCCCCGACCGATCCCGGAGCGGACCATGCTGAATAA
- the pgsA gene encoding phosphatidylinositol phosphate synthase encodes MLNKYARSFFTSLFTPLATLLLKWKVSPDTVTVVGTLGVAGGALVFYPLGQLFWGTVFITLFVFSDVVDGIMARMQGRIGSWGNFLDSTLDRMADGALFAGVAIWFFMGGSNSAIAVAALACLVLGMIVSYARAKAESLGFTANVGIAERAERLVSVLVVTGLTGLGLPEVVLLAVLILLALASIVTIVQRIMTVRVQAAAS; translated from the coding sequence ATGCTGAATAAGTACGCGCGGTCATTCTTCACTTCACTCTTCACACCGCTGGCCACCCTGCTCCTCAAGTGGAAGGTGTCGCCGGACACAGTCACCGTGGTCGGCACACTCGGTGTGGCAGGAGGGGCGCTGGTCTTCTATCCGCTGGGGCAGCTGTTCTGGGGCACCGTCTTCATCACACTGTTTGTCTTTTCGGACGTCGTTGACGGGATCATGGCGCGGATGCAGGGCCGTATCGGCTCCTGGGGCAACTTTCTGGATTCCACCCTCGACCGCATGGCAGACGGCGCGCTTTTTGCCGGCGTTGCCATCTGGTTCTTCATGGGCGGAAGCAACAGCGCTATCGCCGTCGCTGCCCTCGCCTGTCTGGTGCTCGGCATGATCGTCTCCTATGCGCGGGCCAAAGCCGAGTCACTCGGGTTCACCGCGAACGTCGGTATCGCAGAGCGCGCGGAGCGTCTGGTCTCGGTGCTGGTGGTCACAGGTCTGACCGGCCTCGGGCTTCCGGAGGTTGTCCTGCTGGCTGTTCTGATCCTGCTGGCACTGGCCAGCATCGTCACCATCGTCCAGCGCATCATGACCGTGCGGGTCCAGGCCGCCGCTTCCTGA
- the pdxS gene encoding pyridoxal 5'-phosphate synthase lyase subunit PdxS produces MSTVEEASTTAPVTGSSRVKRGMAEMLKGGVIMDVVTAEQARIAEDAGAVAVMALERVPADIRAQGGVSRMSDPDMIDSIVEAVSIPVMAKARIGHFVEAQVLQSLGVDYIDESEVLTPADFTNHIDKWKFTVPFVCGATNLGEALRRLNEGAAMIRSKGEAGTGDVSNATMHMRKIRSEIARLTSMADDELYVAAKELQAPYELVKEVAAAGKLPVVLFTAGGIATPADAAMMMQLGADGVFVGSGIFKSGNPAERAAAIVKATTFHDDPDMIAKVSRGLGEAMVGINVDEIPQPHRLAERGW; encoded by the coding sequence GTGTCCACTGTTGAAGAAGCTTCCACCACCGCGCCCGTGACCGGCAGCAGCCGCGTCAAGCGCGGAATGGCGGAGATGCTCAAGGGCGGCGTCATCATGGATGTCGTCACCGCAGAGCAGGCCCGTATCGCCGAGGACGCCGGTGCCGTTGCCGTCATGGCGCTCGAGCGCGTACCCGCTGACATCCGCGCCCAGGGCGGGGTGTCGCGTATGTCGGATCCGGACATGATCGACAGCATCGTCGAGGCAGTCTCCATCCCGGTCATGGCAAAGGCCCGCATCGGCCACTTCGTCGAGGCGCAGGTGCTGCAGTCCCTCGGCGTTGACTACATCGACGAGTCCGAGGTGCTGACTCCGGCGGACTTCACCAACCACATCGACAAGTGGAAGTTCACCGTTCCTTTCGTCTGCGGTGCGACCAACCTCGGTGAAGCTTTGCGCCGCCTCAACGAAGGTGCGGCAATGATCCGCTCCAAGGGCGAGGCCGGCACCGGAGACGTCTCCAACGCCACCATGCACATGCGCAAAATCCGCTCGGAAATCGCCCGCCTCACGTCCATGGCCGATGACGAACTGTACGTTGCAGCCAAGGAACTCCAGGCACCGTACGAGCTCGTCAAGGAAGTTGCCGCAGCAGGCAAGCTTCCGGTCGTCCTGTTCACCGCCGGCGGCATTGCCACACCGGCCGACGCCGCCATGATGATGCAGCTCGGTGCTGACGGCGTCTTCGTAGGCTCTGGCATCTTCAAGTCCGGCAACCCGGCTGAGCGCGCCGCCGCGATCGTGAAGGCAACCACCTTCCACGATGATCCGGACATGATCGCCAAGGTCTCCCGCGGCCTCGGTGAAGCAATGGTCGGCATCAACGTGGACGAGATTCCGCAGCCGCACCGCCTCGCCGAGCGCGGCTGGTAG
- a CDS encoding CapA family protein has translation MPESPSPTPLRTTTARPATCPGGECLTVALTGDLLLHEGLWEQAAIDGDGELDFGPMLAAQQEYIAPADLAICHQETPLAEPGGQYSGFPAFNVPPDIADAVADLGYDACTTASNHTLDAGTAGVNRTLDVLDRAGLEHTGSYRSPEEAAETLLVESGEARIAIITGTYALNGLVPEFPEQVDRLDPAGMIARARMAREAGADVVLAAVHAGDEYADYANAQQQEVAHALVDSGEFDLIYGHHSHSVLPIEKYNGVWIVYGLGNTIAAHLTPDIRNTEGLLVEVSFEQNDDGAWQGAGLRWLPATWNGPGHRWCPVAGFNLEEMTALDTSCVSAEEDAASRQRSKVTVESMGAADAGAVEWGATDVGQTSANE, from the coding sequence GTGCCGGAATCACCGAGCCCGACGCCGCTTCGCACCACCACCGCCCGGCCCGCCACCTGCCCGGGCGGGGAATGCCTCACAGTGGCTCTCACCGGTGACCTGCTGCTGCACGAGGGCCTGTGGGAACAGGCAGCTATAGACGGCGACGGCGAGTTGGACTTTGGCCCGATGCTTGCGGCGCAGCAAGAGTACATAGCGCCGGCGGACCTCGCTATCTGTCACCAGGAAACCCCGCTGGCTGAGCCGGGCGGCCAATATTCCGGCTTTCCAGCGTTCAACGTCCCTCCAGACATTGCCGACGCCGTAGCGGATCTGGGCTATGACGCCTGCACTACCGCGAGCAACCACACGCTCGATGCTGGCACCGCAGGCGTCAACCGGACCCTCGACGTCCTTGACCGGGCAGGGCTGGAACACACCGGTTCCTATCGCTCTCCCGAGGAGGCTGCGGAGACGCTGCTGGTGGAGTCGGGGGAAGCCCGGATCGCAATCATCACCGGAACGTACGCACTCAACGGGCTGGTGCCGGAATTTCCGGAGCAGGTTGACCGGCTGGATCCTGCCGGCATGATCGCCAGGGCGCGGATGGCACGCGAGGCCGGCGCCGACGTCGTCCTGGCTGCAGTGCATGCGGGCGACGAGTACGCCGACTACGCCAACGCGCAGCAGCAGGAGGTTGCGCACGCGCTGGTCGACAGCGGTGAATTCGACCTCATCTACGGGCACCACAGCCACTCCGTCCTGCCCATCGAGAAGTACAACGGCGTCTGGATCGTTTACGGGCTTGGGAACACCATCGCCGCACACCTCACGCCGGACATCCGGAACACTGAGGGACTGCTGGTGGAAGTTTCCTTCGAACAGAACGACGACGGCGCCTGGCAGGGTGCCGGACTCCGCTGGCTTCCAGCCACCTGGAACGGGCCGGGCCACCGGTGGTGCCCGGTAGCGGGCTTCAATCTCGAGGAAATGACCGCGTTGGATACTTCTTGCGTCTCCGCGGAGGAGGATGCTGCGAGCAGGCAGCGCAGCAAGGTCACCGTCGAGTCGATGGGTGCGGCAGACGCCGGGGCGGTGGAGTGGGGTGCCACCGACGTCGGCCAGACGTCCGCGAACGAATAG
- a CDS encoding TfoX/Sxy family protein, translating into MTAEREALAARVRSMIRDDRTVREVPMFGGIAFMLDDRMLVSAGRDGSLLVRVDPRNSEGLLLRSGARPSVMGAGRPMGPGWLTVDPEGLAGDEDLLKWIGVALEYHSRQHRP; encoded by the coding sequence ATGACTGCGGAACGTGAGGCGCTGGCTGCGCGCGTCAGATCAATGATCAGGGACGACCGGACCGTTCGCGAGGTTCCGATGTTCGGCGGGATCGCGTTCATGCTCGATGACCGGATGCTGGTATCCGCTGGGCGTGACGGCTCCCTGCTCGTGAGGGTCGATCCGCGGAACAGCGAAGGACTATTGCTGCGGTCCGGCGCGCGCCCCTCCGTCATGGGTGCCGGTCGACCGATGGGTCCAGGCTGGCTCACGGTGGACCCTGAAGGTCTGGCGGGGGATGAAGACCTTCTGAAATGGATTGGTGTCGCTCTCGAATATCACTCACGCCAGCACCGCCCGTAA
- a CDS encoding GNAT family N-acetyltransferase, with protein sequence MTTIAGCQRLQRAWFAAMAQATGGRTFSTHESDWVWLPARCELMLMFPTTLSPAGLRPGLAEGVRLGARTVGVWLNGAVRGKELAEFGFESGWQPWWMSAPVEALTGLDSAGAAITSHVPEYYGPFAAELAVARAEPPKAWHALARVDGLPVGAAYSFYDGAAGDAKAVGGIFNMEVLPQFRRRGIGTALLSAVAQQAATAGAQELALNATPEGYELYSQRGFELIGRGQTWWLHLN encoded by the coding sequence ATGACCACGATCGCCGGTTGCCAGCGCCTCCAGCGCGCCTGGTTCGCTGCCATGGCACAGGCAACCGGCGGCCGCACCTTCTCCACGCATGAGTCCGACTGGGTCTGGCTGCCTGCAAGGTGCGAGCTCATGCTGATGTTTCCCACCACGTTGTCCCCGGCAGGCTTGCGGCCGGGGCTCGCGGAGGGCGTGCGTCTCGGAGCGCGAACCGTTGGCGTGTGGCTCAACGGCGCAGTTCGGGGCAAGGAGCTAGCCGAGTTCGGGTTTGAATCCGGCTGGCAGCCATGGTGGATGAGCGCGCCGGTCGAGGCGCTCACCGGCCTTGACTCCGCGGGAGCCGCGATCACCTCGCACGTGCCCGAATACTATGGTCCGTTCGCCGCGGAACTGGCCGTTGCCCGGGCCGAGCCGCCGAAGGCCTGGCATGCACTCGCGCGAGTGGATGGGCTGCCTGTTGGCGCCGCGTATTCGTTCTACGACGGTGCGGCGGGTGATGCCAAAGCCGTCGGTGGAATCTTCAACATGGAAGTGCTCCCCCAGTTCCGCCGCCGCGGCATCGGCACAGCGCTGCTTTCAGCGGTGGCGCAGCAGGCAGCGACCGCGGGAGCACAGGAACTGGCGCTGAATGCCACCCCCGAAGGCTACGAGCTGTACTCCCAACGAGGATTCGAACTCATTGGCCGCGGGCAAACATGGTGGCTGCACCTGAACTGA